The following are encoded in a window of Bacteroidia bacterium genomic DNA:
- a CDS encoding SPFH domain-containing protein, whose protein sequence is MIVALIVLVFLVGILFLSFVTVQQGTIAVITIFGKYQRILGPGLNFKIPFFEMVYKRISIQNRSVELEFQAITSDQANVNFKAMLLYAVVNQDEETIKNVAFKFVDERNLMQALIRTVEGSIRGFVATKKQAEILSLRREIVDDVKEKVDESLESWGYHLIDLQMNDITFDDIIVRSMAQVVASNNMKAAAENEGQALLITKTKAAEAEGNAIKIAAQAEREAAQLRGQGVALFREEVAKGMSSAAREIQQANMDTSVILFSMWTEAIKNFAEYGKGNVIFLDGSTEGMQKTMKEMMALNNLMDTMPEEPKKKA, encoded by the coding sequence ATGATTGTAGCTTTAATAGTATTAGTTTTTTTGGTAGGAATACTCTTCCTTTCTTTTGTAACTGTTCAGCAAGGCACTATTGCGGTAATTACCATTTTTGGGAAATACCAGCGGATATTGGGGCCGGGGTTGAATTTTAAGATTCCATTTTTTGAAATGGTTTATAAGCGAATTTCCATTCAAAATCGTTCGGTGGAGCTGGAGTTTCAGGCCATTACGAGTGATCAGGCAAATGTGAATTTTAAAGCGATGCTTCTTTATGCTGTGGTTAATCAGGATGAAGAAACCATAAAAAATGTAGCCTTTAAATTTGTGGATGAACGGAATTTAATGCAAGCGTTAATTCGTACGGTGGAAGGAAGTATTCGTGGATTTGTAGCCACTAAGAAGCAAGCCGAAATTCTTTCATTGCGTCGGGAAATTGTTGATGATGTTAAGGAGAAGGTAGATGAGTCATTGGAAAGTTGGGGTTATCATCTTATTGATTTACAAATGAATGACATTACTTTTGATGATATTATAGTGCGCAGCATGGCCCAGGTAGTGGCGTCAAACAATATGAAGGCTGCTGCAGAAAATGAAGGTCAGGCTTTGTTAATTACCAAAACAAAAGCTGCAGAGGCGGAGGGTAATGCCATAAAAATTGCAGCACAGGCAGAGCGCGAAGCTGCTCAATTGCGTGGGCAGGGTGTTGCTTTATTCCGGGAAGAGGTTGCCAAAGGTATGAGCAGTGCAGCTCGTGAAATTCAGCAGGCCAACATGGATACTTCTGTGATTTTGTTTAGCATGTGGACCGAGGCGATTAAAAATTTCGCCGAATATGGAAAAGGCAATGTCATATTCCTGGATGGTTCCACCGAGGGCATGCAAAAAACCATGAAAGAAATGATGGCTTTGAATAATTTGATGGATACCATGCCGGAAGAACCGAAGAAAAAGGCTTAG
- a CDS encoding DUF5686 and carboxypeptidase regulatory-like domain-containing protein: MRNFYWVFLSCFWGLLCIPSTILCQVTRISGQIIDGKTKEPLPFVNIILQGTTIGTHTDMEGNYLIETSFPTDTIIASFIGYTTQKKAIRKGVKQTIPFEFSATNTQLMEVVVKPGEDPAELLLRKILANKSKNSKDNSPYYQFTCYNKIEIDLNNFKTEKLKKNPFFKPFGFVFDNVDTSKLNGKIYLPAILSETVSEVYHRSSPKAEREIIKATRVSGTSSKSISQFSGNLYQELYIYDNYLKVFGKSTISPISDIGRYYYKYYLTDSMVIDGRWCYKLLFSSRRKMEPTFLGHLWIADSSFAVAKVEMKLSPDVNINWIYDFMLEQTYSNPDGQHWLLTKEKLQVDMNSGTFKTGAFATKSSYFTNFVFDKTQKDAFYSKAENIEFTDSANIQTKEFWDENRPEQLSQKEQRIYTNTDSVQKMPAYKRIFTFFNALSTGYVTLGPVEWGPYYTTYSFNQIEGSRIKLGLRTSNKVSKRFELSGSIAYGFKDERIKYSVGGKFFFSKKPRNHIALYYKDDMEQMGQSQNAFREDNLVNSLFRRRPFNRLTYIKELRTYYEIDWFQGFSTQLALYHREVEPTSVIKFEYSELPLPTNSLVTTDLRLKFRFAYREKYLAGEMTRVSLGTKYPVVQIQYIKGFKGLWNGQFNYDRLILGINQWFKVGPIGWSEYQIQASQIWGKLPYPLLGLHQGNEAYSYDDFAFNMMNYFEFVSDKYASGYYAHHFNGFFLNRIPLIRKLKWRELVTFRGLIGSLSESNRNVMVFPDGLQWLTKPYAEAGFGIENIFQFIRVDFLWRLSYLNNPNIQKFGVRFSLRFNL; this comes from the coding sequence ATGAGGAATTTCTATTGGGTATTTTTGAGTTGCTTTTGGGGACTTCTTTGCATCCCATCAACTATTCTTTGCCAGGTTACCAGAATATCCGGTCAAATCATTGATGGTAAAACAAAAGAACCTCTGCCATTTGTAAATATAATCTTGCAGGGAACTACCATCGGAACCCATACTGATATGGAAGGTAATTACCTAATTGAAACCTCCTTCCCAACCGACACCATCATCGCTTCTTTTATTGGATACACAACCCAAAAAAAGGCGATTCGGAAAGGGGTTAAACAAACCATTCCGTTTGAATTTTCGGCAACCAACACCCAATTGATGGAAGTAGTGGTTAAACCGGGAGAAGACCCTGCTGAACTTTTATTGCGAAAAATACTGGCCAATAAATCCAAAAACTCCAAGGATAACAGCCCTTATTACCAATTTACCTGCTACAATAAAATTGAAATCGACCTCAACAACTTCAAAACAGAAAAACTCAAAAAAAATCCATTCTTTAAACCCTTTGGGTTTGTATTTGATAATGTGGATACCTCTAAACTAAATGGTAAAATTTATTTGCCCGCTATCCTGAGCGAAACAGTTTCGGAGGTTTACCACCGTAGCTCACCCAAAGCCGAACGAGAAATCATTAAGGCAACCAGAGTTTCCGGTACTTCTAGTAAAAGCATTTCTCAGTTTTCCGGGAATCTGTACCAAGAACTTTATATTTATGACAATTATCTCAAGGTTTTTGGAAAATCAACCATTAGTCCTATTTCAGACATAGGAAGATACTATTACAAATACTACTTAACCGATAGCATGGTAATTGACGGTCGTTGGTGTTACAAACTTCTGTTTTCATCTCGTCGAAAAATGGAACCAACCTTTTTGGGTCATCTATGGATTGCCGATTCCAGTTTCGCCGTGGCAAAAGTGGAAATGAAGCTATCTCCGGATGTAAACATCAATTGGATTTATGACTTTATGCTGGAACAAACCTACTCCAATCCGGATGGACAACATTGGTTGCTTACCAAAGAAAAACTGCAGGTTGATATGAACAGCGGAACCTTCAAAACAGGGGCATTTGCAACTAAATCATCCTATTTCACCAATTTTGTTTTTGACAAAACCCAAAAGGATGCCTTTTACTCAAAAGCTGAAAACATTGAATTTACGGATAGCGCCAATATACAAACTAAAGAATTTTGGGACGAAAACCGACCGGAACAGCTTTCTCAGAAAGAACAAAGAATTTATACCAATACGGATAGCGTTCAAAAAATGCCGGCCTATAAACGAATCTTTACCTTTTTCAATGCCTTGTCAACAGGTTATGTTACCCTCGGCCCGGTTGAGTGGGGACCCTACTATACAACCTATAGCTTTAATCAAATTGAAGGTAGTAGAATTAAATTAGGCCTTAGAACAAGTAATAAGGTTAGTAAAAGATTCGAATTATCAGGATCCATAGCATACGGATTCAAGGATGAACGTATTAAATACTCAGTGGGTGGGAAATTCTTCTTTTCTAAAAAACCCCGTAACCATATTGCCTTGTACTACAAAGATGATATGGAACAAATGGGACAAAGCCAAAATGCATTTAGGGAAGACAACCTGGTAAACTCCCTTTTCCGAAGAAGGCCATTTAACCGATTAACCTATATCAAGGAGTTGAGAACCTATTATGAAATTGATTGGTTTCAAGGCTTTTCAACGCAACTTGCTTTGTATCATCGAGAGGTTGAACCAACCTCTGTAATAAAATTTGAATATTCGGAATTACCATTACCAACCAATTCCCTTGTCACCACCGATTTACGATTGAAGTTCCGATTTGCTTATCGGGAAAAATACCTGGCAGGTGAAATGACCCGAGTTTCATTGGGAACCAAATATCCGGTAGTTCAAATTCAATATATTAAAGGTTTCAAAGGGTTATGGAATGGACAATTTAATTACGATCGCCTTATACTAGGTATTAATCAATGGTTTAAAGTTGGACCAATAGGTTGGAGCGAATATCAAATTCAGGCTTCTCAAATTTGGGGCAAACTTCCCTATCCACTCTTAGGACTTCATCAAGGAAATGAAGCCTATAGCTACGACGATTTCGCTTTTAACATGATGAATTATTTTGAGTTCGTAAGTGATAAATACGCCAGCGGATATTATGCCCATCATTTTAATGGTTTCTTCTTAAACAGAATACCCCTTATTCGAAAATTAAAATGGAGAGAACTGGTCACCTTCCGGGGTTTAATCGGTTCATTGAGCGAATCCAATAGAAATGTAATGGTTTTTCCGGATGGACTTCAATGGCTAACCAAACCTTATGCTGAAGCAGGCTTTGGAATCGAAAATATTTTTCAGTTCATTCGGGTGGATTTCTTGTGGAGACTCTCCTACCTCAACAATCCTAATATCCAAAAATTTGGTGTTCGATTTAGCTTACGGTTTAATCTGTAA